The Cellulophaga sp. L1A9 genome window below encodes:
- a CDS encoding TonB-dependent receptor, producing the protein MVIFSINLQEENGILVFSSIGYATKEVAYSGSQMLTVSLDEETSALEEVVLIGYGSSKKGDLTSAISTVSNVESIASRPVASLTDFLQGNVAGVTVLQQGGDPSQSGSIVIRGLGSFASEQPLTVVDGVPYYGPAINPNDIASVSILKDAAAAAIYGAQAASGVIVIQTKKGKIGKPRIAVDFYSGIQEATNLPTPLTAQEQSATYNLAADNGGSPRQSAHDALQNPYGQVNRTNWIDAIFRPAKIVNTNINLSGATEKMNYLTSFGYTKREGLLEGTSSERFNFRVKSDMDLSDKINIGENVYFSRTEALGTNTDNPYSGTIINAIYMPSSAPIYYEDGSFAGVAPENLSQFAGAYGDVYNPLALLIRPTVTAPTNFINANVYAKYKIVNGLSFKTSYAYSYTQSDSKRFQPSVPELGRSNPNNYLNQNTSTTNRWVWDNQIAYKQSFGNHNLDITAIYSAQHTDYESLAVQGEGFSNEEPFNQYLSNASVIRNPGTGVYEDALTSAIGRVMYNFKNRYFISGAIRRDRTSRLAVNNQVDNFPSATLGWRLSDESFFNVPAVNDLKFRASWGQIGNINSVGYYSFDVPLNSTTVILGENAAQDYKGAYVGKQSNPNLNWEISESIDLGMDASLFNNSLSLTFDYFQKTTKGMILPGLEDLNQGTSAADVNGGEVQNSGYEIAASYSDALGDVNFTINANASILDNELINLEGYNKSGINFIAHDDDVRQVLRPFRSEVGRSLYSMYLVPQLGIFQNQAEIDAHTKEGTLIQPNAVPGDFKFADSNDDGKIDDEDKVFYDSYQPDVTYNFGLNLNYKNFDINMLFQGVAGVDVFNGYKFTTYNASLTGYNLDNRVLGAWSPSNTDSDIPRISTKDDNKNFGTTSSYYLEDASYLRMKNITLGYTLDASIMNTIAKGSSLRIYLSAENIFTITKYSGLDPEVGGKGLDVAKYPLSRTITAGLSLSL; encoded by the coding sequence ATGGTAATTTTTAGTATTAATTTACAAGAAGAAAACGGAATATTAGTATTTTCTTCTATCGGCTACGCTACTAAGGAAGTAGCTTATAGTGGGAGTCAAATGCTAACTGTTTCTTTAGATGAGGAAACAAGTGCGCTAGAAGAAGTAGTGTTAATTGGCTATGGTTCTTCTAAGAAAGGAGATTTAACATCCGCAATTTCTACTGTAAGTAATGTAGAAAGTATTGCTTCTAGGCCAGTAGCTAGTTTAACGGATTTCTTACAGGGTAATGTTGCAGGGGTTACCGTACTGCAACAGGGTGGTGATCCATCACAAAGTGGAAGTATAGTAATAAGAGGCTTGGGCTCTTTCGCTAGTGAACAACCCTTAACGGTTGTAGATGGTGTTCCATATTACGGTCCGGCGATTAATCCTAATGATATTGCTTCGGTATCTATTCTAAAAGATGCGGCTGCAGCAGCAATTTATGGCGCACAAGCAGCATCAGGAGTCATCGTAATTCAGACTAAAAAAGGAAAAATTGGGAAGCCAAGAATCGCTGTAGATTTTTATAGTGGAATTCAAGAAGCTACAAATTTACCGACACCTTTAACAGCGCAAGAACAATCGGCAACTTACAATCTAGCAGCAGATAATGGAGGTTCTCCAAGACAATCTGCTCACGATGCATTACAAAATCCTTACGGACAGGTAAATCGTACGAATTGGATAGATGCAATTTTTAGACCAGCCAAAATAGTAAACACCAACATTAACTTAAGTGGCGCTACGGAGAAAATGAATTATTTAACTTCTTTTGGATATACTAAGAGAGAAGGTTTGCTTGAAGGGACCAGTTCAGAGCGTTTTAATTTTAGAGTGAAATCAGACATGGATTTATCTGATAAAATAAATATTGGAGAAAATGTATATTTCTCTAGAACAGAAGCGTTAGGTACAAATACAGACAACCCATATTCTGGTACCATTATCAATGCAATTTATATGCCTTCATCGGCACCTATCTATTATGAGGATGGTAGTTTTGCAGGAGTTGCTCCAGAGAATCTTTCGCAATTTGCAGGGGCTTATGGAGATGTTTATAATCCTTTAGCTTTATTGATACGTCCAACAGTGACAGCACCAACCAATTTTATTAATGCCAATGTGTATGCCAAATATAAAATAGTAAACGGTTTATCTTTTAAAACCAGTTATGCGTATAGCTATACACAATCAGACTCTAAAAGGTTTCAGCCTAGTGTTCCTGAATTGGGCAGGTCTAATCCAAATAACTACCTAAATCAGAATACATCCACTACAAACCGTTGGGTATGGGACAATCAAATAGCCTACAAACAATCTTTTGGAAATCATAACCTTGATATTACAGCCATTTATTCTGCCCAGCATACAGATTATGAGTCTTTAGCTGTACAAGGGGAAGGGTTTAGCAATGAAGAACCGTTTAATCAATACCTATCAAATGCGTCTGTTATTCGTAATCCTGGAACTGGAGTTTATGAAGATGCACTTACTTCTGCTATTGGTAGAGTAATGTATAATTTTAAAAATAGATACTTTATCTCAGGAGCTATCCGTAGAGACAGAACTTCGCGTTTAGCGGTAAACAACCAAGTAGATAATTTTCCTTCAGCTACTTTAGGTTGGCGTTTGAGTGATGAGTCTTTCTTCAATGTTCCAGCGGTAAATGATTTAAAGTTTAGAGCTTCTTGGGGGCAAATAGGGAATATTAATTCTGTAGGATATTATTCTTTTGATGTACCCTTAAATAGTACAACGGTTATTTTAGGAGAAAACGCAGCCCAAGATTATAAAGGGGCTTATGTAGGGAAGCAATCTAATCCTAATTTAAACTGGGAAATTTCTGAGTCTATAGATTTAGGTATGGATGCATCTTTGTTTAATAACAGCTTGAGCTTAACTTTTGATTACTTCCAAAAAACCACAAAAGGAATGATTTTACCGGGTTTAGAAGATTTGAATCAAGGAACTAGTGCTGCAGATGTAAATGGTGGAGAAGTACAAAATTCAGGGTATGAAATTGCAGCAAGCTATTCCGATGCTCTTGGCGATGTAAACTTTACGATAAATGCAAATGCTAGCATCTTAGACAATGAGTTGATAAACTTAGAGGGCTATAATAAAAGCGGAATCAATTTTATTGCACATGATGATGATGTTCGTCAAGTATTAAGACCATTCCGTTCCGAAGTAGGAAGATCATTATATTCCATGTATTTAGTTCCACAATTGGGAATATTTCAAAATCAAGCAGAGATTGATGCACATACAAAAGAGGGCACTTTGATTCAGCCAAATGCGGTACCCGGAGATTTCAAATTTGCAGACAGTAATGATGATGGCAAGATAGACGATGAGGATAAAGTTTTTTATGATAGCTATCAACCAGATGTTACGTATAATTTTGGTTTAAACTTAAACTACAAAAATTTTGATATTAATATGCTCTTCCAAGGTGTTGCTGGTGTAGATGTATTCAATGGATATAAGTTTACCACCTACAATGCTTCGTTAACAGGGTATAATTTAGACAATCGTGTCTTAGGAGCTTGGTCTCCATCAAACACAGATTCTGATATACCAAGAATTTCTACAAAAGATGACAATAAGAATTTTGGAACAACGTCTAGTTACTATTTAGAAGATGCTTCTTATTTGAGAATGAAAAACATCACGCTAGGGTACACTTTAGACGCTAGTATAATGAATACAATAGCAAAAGGTTCTTCTTTACGCATCTACTTATCCGCAGAAAACATTTTTACAATTACGAAGTATTCAGGATTAGATCCAGAAGTAGGAGGTAAGGGATTAGATGTTGCCAAATATCCTCTTTCTAGAACAATCACTGCTGGTTTATCACTATCTCTTTAA
- a CDS encoding RagB/SusD family nutrient uptake outer membrane protein, with the protein MKNRFKELFIFTIAIAGLGLANSCSEDFTEVSPLGSTSYANFWKTEQDAQEAVNSMYDYMSDQEMFSRGFFWYINASDDMVTGRIKAAADNIKDFNITGGEGSYTSTCYPNSYKVIRRANDVILNVPNMEISETLKNQYLGEAYFMRAFSYFWVAHTYGDNGPNGGVPIVTELNMNDDAGSYTRPASVIENYQQIEDDLKMAVDLLPVFTSYSADDYGRPHKDAALAYIAKTNLYWAQYDNSRYAEVVKFADAVANSGSGRALIDTDHPEKDFRELHSHLNNWGSEYIWSVDSGVDGGSILTGVMLENKGWGKYNGWGYYTPSEGLYNEFEDDDVRRGVTILNFGDDFTYFGEEKRYQSENSNSGFQFNKYMYEFQFENPVGTYLNTNGDNPSTVYNVPLMRYAEVLLMKAEALIADGKNGDVPLNLVRERAGLAPKSNATLEDLKHERRVELAGEFANRHFDLVRWGDAEEAYSKPIYGRIYSDRSNPDSPYTSEVIWPARNFDPSYMQVWPIPATVIQSSGIAPNQGW; encoded by the coding sequence ATGAAAAATAGATTTAAAGAATTATTCATATTTACGATAGCTATTGCAGGTCTTGGTTTAGCTAATTCTTGTTCTGAAGATTTCACAGAAGTTTCTCCTTTAGGAAGTACTTCATATGCAAATTTCTGGAAGACAGAGCAAGATGCACAAGAAGCAGTAAATAGTATGTACGATTACATGAGCGACCAAGAAATGTTTTCAAGAGGGTTCTTTTGGTACATCAATGCATCCGACGATATGGTTACCGGGCGCATAAAAGCAGCTGCAGACAATATTAAAGATTTTAATATTACGGGAGGAGAAGGGAGTTATACTTCTACATGCTATCCAAACAGTTATAAGGTAATTAGAAGAGCTAATGATGTGATTTTAAATGTTCCAAATATGGAAATTAGCGAGACTTTAAAAAATCAGTATTTGGGGGAAGCTTATTTTATGCGTGCGTTTAGTTATTTCTGGGTAGCACATACGTATGGGGATAACGGACCTAATGGGGGTGTTCCAATCGTTACAGAACTTAATATGAATGATGATGCAGGTAGCTATACAAGACCTGCAAGTGTAATAGAAAACTACCAACAGATAGAAGATGATTTAAAAATGGCAGTAGATCTTTTACCTGTTTTTACTTCCTATAGTGCAGATGATTATGGTCGACCTCATAAAGATGCAGCGCTAGCTTACATAGCTAAAACCAATTTATACTGGGCACAATATGATAACAGTAGGTATGCAGAGGTCGTTAAATTTGCAGATGCTGTGGCTAATTCAGGTTCAGGGAGAGCTTTAATAGATACAGATCATCCAGAAAAGGATTTCCGCGAACTGCATAGTCATTTGAACAATTGGGGGAGCGAATATATTTGGTCTGTAGATTCAGGCGTAGATGGAGGTAGCATCTTAACGGGTGTTATGCTAGAAAACAAAGGTTGGGGAAAGTACAATGGTTGGGGGTATTATACGCCTTCCGAAGGATTGTATAATGAATTTGAAGATGATGATGTTAGAAGAGGGGTTACTATTTTAAATTTTGGAGACGATTTTACCTATTTCGGAGAGGAAAAGAGATATCAATCAGAAAATTCAAATTCAGGTTTTCAATTTAATAAATACATGTATGAGTTTCAATTTGAAAATCCTGTTGGGACTTATTTAAATACAAACGGTGATAATCCATCTACCGTTTATAATGTGCCACTGATGCGCTATGCTGAGGTTTTATTAATGAAGGCTGAAGCACTTATTGCAGATGGTAAGAATGGAGATGTGCCTTTAAATTTGGTACGAGAAAGAGCAGGTTTGGCTCCAAAAAGTAATGCTACATTGGAAGATCTGAAGCATGAACGCCGTGTGGAGTTAGCAGGTGAATTTGCGAATAGACATTTTGACTTAGTACGTTGGGGAGACGCAGAAGAAGCTTATAGTAAGCCTATTTATGGAAGAATTTATTCGGATAGATCTAATCCAGATTCTCCGTATACATCGGAAGTGATATGGCCGGCAAGAAATTTTGACCCTTCTTATATGCAGGTATGGCCAATTCCTGCTACGGTAATTCAATCTTCAGGAATAGCTCCAAATCAAGGTTGGTAA